The Elaeis guineensis isolate ETL-2024a chromosome 14, EG11, whole genome shotgun sequence genomic sequence GCTAGATCAGGATTTGAGATAAACGGACATGTACGACCATTTATCAGATAGATAGTGCTGATACGATTCGTTTGGAGCCTGACCGGTGGCCCTGAGCCGGGCCGTGCTAGGCACGGGTGGCACGACCGGTTCGGAGCCTGGCCTGGTGGCCCTGGGCCGGCCAGGTACGGTTCAGATCCAAAATTCTCGGAGTCGACTTCCTGGCACGGCCGGTTTGGAGCCTGGCCTGGTGGCCCTGGGCCGGGCCAGGCACGGTTCAGATCCAAAATTCTCGGACCCGACTTTGTCAGACCAGCCGCCGGTCACCCCCACGTTGCACTACAACTTTATACTCCACCCCCAAGAAGAATTGGAATTGGAGCTCTCCTGGTCTAATCCTTCCTCCAAAACCTCGTGAGGTAAtgtttcttcgccttcttctcatGCTGTAATTCGGGCTCAAGAATTTTCATCCCAAAACTACTCCGGTTCGTATCCATATTTTGCTTCGATTCTAGGGTTCTAAGCCACAGGGATCGTTCCCATCGATCTCTGCTCCCCAGGAGTTGGAATTTTTCTTGGGCTATGGCTGATCCCTTTGTTTCTCTTCTAACCCTTGTTCTTGATTGCAGGCTTAGTCCCTTGGCCTATTCGGTCTCCGGAATCTAGGAAGATGGTGCGTTTTTTTTCGGACAAGCTttattttttgaggattttttgttatttttgggCTCAATTAGGGTTTCCATGTGGTTAGGGTTTCGAAGTGTTCATTTTTCGAATTTTCTGTATTGTTTCTTTAATAGTGGGGTGATATAATTTTGAACTTGTGCTTTGGGTGTTACTTTCCAGCTTCCGCTATCTCTCCTGAAGACGGCCCAAGGGCATCCCATGGTGAGATAATTTTGTCTTTTGCTTTGGATTGTCCCTTTATTACATACGGTTCACGTTTTTGTTCTTTCTTGGATATATCATGTTGGGGCTTTGTTTTTGGATCAGTTTTTCTTGATACTGGTAGCTGTTTAGTTTATTGATTGATGATGTTATTGCTTTGTCACAGCTGGTGGAGCTGAAGAACGGGGAGACATACAATGGCACTTGGTGAACTGTGATACCTGGATGAACATTCACCTCCGTGAGGTCATTTGTACTTCAAAGGTGACTGTTTTGTTGTTTGGTTTTTATGTATTGATGTTTGGTTTGTTTTGGTGGAATTAGATTGGTCTTATAGGATGTTGTTGTGATGTAGGATGGAGACAGGTTTTGGAGAATGCCTGAATGCTATATTCGAGGGAATACCATTAAATATCTTCGAGTTCCTGATGAGGTATGTAAGAGATCCTTTGCAAAAGAATGCCTTTTTTCCTTTTACCCTCTCACTTTATTCTTGCGGTTTTATCCTTGATCTCTGTGATCAAATTAGTCACTTGTTAATTGAAGGAGCTTAAAGTTTttgttctttttccttttttggtcAGAACTTTTTGCATGTTTGTTCAAAAATAATATGATTGAGCAAAAGCCTGTATGTGGAGAAGATTATGTGGGATTTAGTAAAACATACGCAAACTTAAAAATGAGGTTCTTTTGCTTGTTAAACCCCCTTCAAGTAACTAAGTggaagattttattaaaataatcctCCTATGCATTCCCATTGTCCTTTCTCAAGCCC encodes the following:
- the LOC105057481 gene encoding LOW QUALITY PROTEIN: sm-like protein LSM4 (The sequence of the model RefSeq protein was modified relative to this genomic sequence to represent the inferred CDS: inserted 1 base in 1 codon), yielding MLPLSLLKTAQGHPMLVELKNGETYNXHLVNCDTWMNIHLREVICTSKDGDRFWRMPECYIRGNTIKYLRVPDEVIDKVQEETTKSRSDRKPPGVGRGRGRGREDGSSGRPAKGIGRQEDGGKGGRGKGGAGGKGGGGRGGGRGRG